In Drosophila simulans strain w501 chromosome X, Prin_Dsim_3.1, whole genome shotgun sequence, one DNA window encodes the following:
- the LOC120285320 gene encoding double-stranded RNA-specific editase 1-like isoform X2 yields MEGNLRPLAANNKPFVFGGIYNPNATVMPLIQMQLQAANVQEQQSPPVASYPTPATPVAVQQPSTPVPVQVPNSSVQQQNPDADAIASKLPLPVIIKEEPISVDDEPSVDIIEDNTSASTSASGIGGKIPFKKIFQKRKKSSERTRDKKLRQNRQLRKSMLPKNALMALNEVKGVTISDFTIDSNTDGGFTAVVTVNSNQYEGKGTSKMTAKNAACEKAWRDFIIAKMTPKPPRIHQVEMGAEPIDTKEDEADARDDDMPMLNLASFAIYKLFAEWEREGYVVPEMHPSANAAQQAGEDAGTPVPAAPKEPKKPPVRTELPSGWETMHPATILCIMRPGLSYVNYGSSGDNTNGMQHLGITVDNQEFHAHGRSKKIARRNVAVKVCNSLFGTNFTYDDTT; encoded by the exons ATGGAGGGAAATCTTCGTCCACTCGCGGCAAACAACAAGCCATTTGTCTTTGGAGGCATTTAC AATCCCAATGCCACCGTCATGCCTTTGATCCAAATGCAGTTGCAGGCCGCCAAtgtccaggagcagcagtctCCTCCGGTGGCTTCATATCCGACACCGGCCACTCCGGTGGCTGTTCAGCAGCCATCGACTCCTGTCCCCGTTCAAGTGCCGAACTCGTCCGTCCAGCAGCAAAATCCGGATGCGGACGCCATCGCCTCGAAGCTGCCCTTGCCAGTTATCATCAAGGAGGAGCCGATCTCTGTCGACGATGAACCGTCCGTCGACATTATAGAGGACAATACCAGTGCCAGTACCAGTGCCAGCGGCATCGGGGGCAAGATCCCATTTAAAAAGATCTTCCAAAAGCGCAAGAAGTCGTCTG AACGCACTCGGGACAAGAAGCTGCGACAGAACCGCCAGCTGCGCAAGTCCATGCTCCCCAAGAACGCTCTGATGGCCCTCAACGAGGTTAAGGGCGTGACCATCAGCGATTTCACCATCGACAGCAATACCGACGGGGGATTCACGGCCGTTGTCACTGTGAACTCCAATCAGTACGAGGGCAAGGGTACCTCAAAGATGACAGCCAAGAACGCGGCCTGCGAGAAGGCTTGGCGCGATTTTATAATTGCGAAGATGACGCCTAAGCCTCCCCGTATTCACCAGGTGGAGATGGGTGCGGAGCCAATAGACACTAAAGAGGATGAGGCCGATGCACGGGATGATGATATGCCCATGTTAAATCTGGCTTCGTTTGCCATCTACAAGCTGTTCGCGGAGTGGGAGCGCGAGGGCTATGTCGTACCCGAGATGCACCCTTCGGCCAATGCTGCCCAGCAGGCCGGAGAGGATGCCGGAACTCCAGTTCCCGCCGCGCCGAAGGAGCCAAAGAAGCCGCCAGTGCGTACGGAGCTACCCTCTGGCTGGGAGACCATGCACCCGGCGACCATTCTTTGTATT ATGCGCCCGGGACTCAGCTACGTGAACTACGGGTCATCTGGCGACAATACCAACGGCATGCAGCATCTGGGAATCACGGTGGACAACCAGGAATTCCACGCCCACGGCAGATCCAAGAAGATCGCCCGTCGCAACGTGGCCGTGAAAGTGTGCAACTCTCTATTCGGCACAAACTTCACCTACGACGACACCACTTAA
- the LOC120285320 gene encoding double-stranded RNA-specific editase 1-like isoform X4: protein MPLIQMQLQAANVQEQQSPPVASYPTPATPVAVQQPSTPVPVQVPNSSVQQQNPDADAIASKLPLPVIIKEEPISVDDEPSVDIIEDNTSASTSASGIGGKIPFKKIFQKRKKSSERTRDKKLRQNRQLRKSMLPKNALMALNEVKGVTISDFTIDSNTDGGFTAVVTVNSNQYEGKGTSKMTAKNAACEKAWRDFIIAKMTPKPPRIHQVEMGAEPIDTKEDEADARDDDMPMLNLASFAIYKLFAEWEREGYVVPEMHPSANAAQQAGEDAGTPVPAAPKEPKKPPVRTELPSGWETMHPATILCIMRPGLSYVNYGSSGDNTNGMQHLGITVDNQEFHAHGRSKKIARRNVAVKVCNSLFGTNFTYDDTT, encoded by the exons ATGCCTTTGATCCAAATGCAGTTGCAGGCCGCCAAtgtccaggagcagcagtctCCTCCGGTGGCTTCATATCCGACACCGGCCACTCCGGTGGCTGTTCAGCAGCCATCGACTCCTGTCCCCGTTCAAGTGCCGAACTCGTCCGTCCAGCAGCAAAATCCGGATGCGGACGCCATCGCCTCGAAGCTGCCCTTGCCAGTTATCATCAAGGAGGAGCCGATCTCTGTCGACGATGAACCGTCCGTCGACATTATAGAGGACAATACCAGTGCCAGTACCAGTGCCAGCGGCATCGGGGGCAAGATCCCATTTAAAAAGATCTTCCAAAAGCGCAAGAAGTCGTCTG AACGCACTCGGGACAAGAAGCTGCGACAGAACCGCCAGCTGCGCAAGTCCATGCTCCCCAAGAACGCTCTGATGGCCCTCAACGAGGTTAAGGGCGTGACCATCAGCGATTTCACCATCGACAGCAATACCGACGGGGGATTCACGGCCGTTGTCACTGTGAACTCCAATCAGTACGAGGGCAAGGGTACCTCAAAGATGACAGCCAAGAACGCGGCCTGCGAGAAGGCTTGGCGCGATTTTATAATTGCGAAGATGACGCCTAAGCCTCCCCGTATTCACCAGGTGGAGATGGGTGCGGAGCCAATAGACACTAAAGAGGATGAGGCCGATGCACGGGATGATGATATGCCCATGTTAAATCTGGCTTCGTTTGCCATCTACAAGCTGTTCGCGGAGTGGGAGCGCGAGGGCTATGTCGTACCCGAGATGCACCCTTCGGCCAATGCTGCCCAGCAGGCCGGAGAGGATGCCGGAACTCCAGTTCCCGCCGCGCCGAAGGAGCCAAAGAAGCCGCCAGTGCGTACGGAGCTACCCTCTGGCTGGGAGACCATGCACCCGGCGACCATTCTTTGTATT ATGCGCCCGGGACTCAGCTACGTGAACTACGGGTCATCTGGCGACAATACCAACGGCATGCAGCATCTGGGAATCACGGTGGACAACCAGGAATTCCACGCCCACGGCAGATCCAAGAAGATCGCCCGTCGCAACGTGGCCGTGAAAGTGTGCAACTCTCTATTCGGCACAAACTTCACCTACGACGACACCACTTAA
- the LOC120285320 gene encoding double-stranded RNA-specific editase 1-like isoform X3 → MEGNLRPLAANNKPFVFGGIYAANVQEQQSPPVASYPTPATPVAVQQPSTPVPVQVPNSSVQQQNPDADAIASKLPLPVIIKEEPISVDDEPSVDIIEDNTSASTSASGIGGKIPFKKIFQKRKKSSERTRDKKLRQNRQLRKSMLPKNALMALNEVKGVTISDFTIDSNTDGGFTAVVTVNSNQYEGKGTSKMTAKNAACEKAWRDFIIAKMTPKPPRIHQVEMGAEPIDTKEDEADARDDDMPMLNLASFAIYKLFAEWEREGYVVPEMHPSANAAQQAGEDAGTPVPAAPKEPKKPPVRTELPSGWETMHPATILCIMRPGLSYVNYGSSGDNTNGMQHLGITVDNQEFHAHGRSKKIARRNVAVKVCNSLFGTNFTYDDTT, encoded by the exons ATGGAGGGAAATCTTCGTCCACTCGCGGCAAACAACAAGCCATTTGTCTTTGGAGGCATTTAC GCCGCCAAtgtccaggagcagcagtctCCTCCGGTGGCTTCATATCCGACACCGGCCACTCCGGTGGCTGTTCAGCAGCCATCGACTCCTGTCCCCGTTCAAGTGCCGAACTCGTCCGTCCAGCAGCAAAATCCGGATGCGGACGCCATCGCCTCGAAGCTGCCCTTGCCAGTTATCATCAAGGAGGAGCCGATCTCTGTCGACGATGAACCGTCCGTCGACATTATAGAGGACAATACCAGTGCCAGTACCAGTGCCAGCGGCATCGGGGGCAAGATCCCATTTAAAAAGATCTTCCAAAAGCGCAAGAAGTCGTCTG AACGCACTCGGGACAAGAAGCTGCGACAGAACCGCCAGCTGCGCAAGTCCATGCTCCCCAAGAACGCTCTGATGGCCCTCAACGAGGTTAAGGGCGTGACCATCAGCGATTTCACCATCGACAGCAATACCGACGGGGGATTCACGGCCGTTGTCACTGTGAACTCCAATCAGTACGAGGGCAAGGGTACCTCAAAGATGACAGCCAAGAACGCGGCCTGCGAGAAGGCTTGGCGCGATTTTATAATTGCGAAGATGACGCCTAAGCCTCCCCGTATTCACCAGGTGGAGATGGGTGCGGAGCCAATAGACACTAAAGAGGATGAGGCCGATGCACGGGATGATGATATGCCCATGTTAAATCTGGCTTCGTTTGCCATCTACAAGCTGTTCGCGGAGTGGGAGCGCGAGGGCTATGTCGTACCCGAGATGCACCCTTCGGCCAATGCTGCCCAGCAGGCCGGAGAGGATGCCGGAACTCCAGTTCCCGCCGCGCCGAAGGAGCCAAAGAAGCCGCCAGTGCGTACGGAGCTACCCTCTGGCTGGGAGACCATGCACCCGGCGACCATTCTTTGTATT ATGCGCCCGGGACTCAGCTACGTGAACTACGGGTCATCTGGCGACAATACCAACGGCATGCAGCATCTGGGAATCACGGTGGACAACCAGGAATTCCACGCCCACGGCAGATCCAAGAAGATCGCCCGTCGCAACGTGGCCGTGAAAGTGTGCAACTCTCTATTCGGCACAAACTTCACCTACGACGACACCACTTAA
- the LOC120285320 gene encoding double-stranded RNA-specific editase 1-like isoform X1, protein MVSVGQRVAFLSTHWTSPLPLLTNRLTLSQTQNPNATVMPLIQMQLQAANVQEQQSPPVASYPTPATPVAVQQPSTPVPVQVPNSSVQQQNPDADAIASKLPLPVIIKEEPISVDDEPSVDIIEDNTSASTSASGIGGKIPFKKIFQKRKKSSERTRDKKLRQNRQLRKSMLPKNALMALNEVKGVTISDFTIDSNTDGGFTAVVTVNSNQYEGKGTSKMTAKNAACEKAWRDFIIAKMTPKPPRIHQVEMGAEPIDTKEDEADARDDDMPMLNLASFAIYKLFAEWEREGYVVPEMHPSANAAQQAGEDAGTPVPAAPKEPKKPPVRTELPSGWETMHPATILCIMRPGLSYVNYGSSGDNTNGMQHLGITVDNQEFHAHGRSKKIARRNVAVKVCNSLFGTNFTYDDTT, encoded by the exons ATGGTTTCCGTTGGCCAGCGAGTCGCTTTTCTGTCGACCCACTGGACCAGCCCGTTGCCTTTGCTAACTAATCGGTTAACTCTTTCGCAAACGCAGAATCCCAATGCCACCGTCATGCCTTTGATCCAAATGCAGTTGCAGGCCGCCAAtgtccaggagcagcagtctCCTCCGGTGGCTTCATATCCGACACCGGCCACTCCGGTGGCTGTTCAGCAGCCATCGACTCCTGTCCCCGTTCAAGTGCCGAACTCGTCCGTCCAGCAGCAAAATCCGGATGCGGACGCCATCGCCTCGAAGCTGCCCTTGCCAGTTATCATCAAGGAGGAGCCGATCTCTGTCGACGATGAACCGTCCGTCGACATTATAGAGGACAATACCAGTGCCAGTACCAGTGCCAGCGGCATCGGGGGCAAGATCCCATTTAAAAAGATCTTCCAAAAGCGCAAGAAGTCGTCTG AACGCACTCGGGACAAGAAGCTGCGACAGAACCGCCAGCTGCGCAAGTCCATGCTCCCCAAGAACGCTCTGATGGCCCTCAACGAGGTTAAGGGCGTGACCATCAGCGATTTCACCATCGACAGCAATACCGACGGGGGATTCACGGCCGTTGTCACTGTGAACTCCAATCAGTACGAGGGCAAGGGTACCTCAAAGATGACAGCCAAGAACGCGGCCTGCGAGAAGGCTTGGCGCGATTTTATAATTGCGAAGATGACGCCTAAGCCTCCCCGTATTCACCAGGTGGAGATGGGTGCGGAGCCAATAGACACTAAAGAGGATGAGGCCGATGCACGGGATGATGATATGCCCATGTTAAATCTGGCTTCGTTTGCCATCTACAAGCTGTTCGCGGAGTGGGAGCGCGAGGGCTATGTCGTACCCGAGATGCACCCTTCGGCCAATGCTGCCCAGCAGGCCGGAGAGGATGCCGGAACTCCAGTTCCCGCCGCGCCGAAGGAGCCAAAGAAGCCGCCAGTGCGTACGGAGCTACCCTCTGGCTGGGAGACCATGCACCCGGCGACCATTCTTTGTATT ATGCGCCCGGGACTCAGCTACGTGAACTACGGGTCATCTGGCGACAATACCAACGGCATGCAGCATCTGGGAATCACGGTGGACAACCAGGAATTCCACGCCCACGGCAGATCCAAGAAGATCGCCCGTCGCAACGTGGCCGTGAAAGTGTGCAACTCTCTATTCGGCACAAACTTCACCTACGACGACACCACTTAA